The following are from one region of the Polaribacter marinaquae genome:
- a CDS encoding DMT family transporter, whose translation MENSYIKNLSFLLLATLFVSTSGVLGKYINLSAEAIILFRAFLAAVFIYGFCKFKKIDLKLKSKKDRLSLVLVGFFMGAHWVTYFYALKLSNVAIGMLSMYTFPVITAFLEPLFTKSKLNLIHVVLATLVLIGMFILVPEFSLENTYLQGILFGVVSAFCYSLRNLMLKKHVKTYNSSMLMFHQMIIVTILLTPVLFFGDFSNLKSELPLLMLVAILTTAIGHTMMVNSFKHFSISTASIISSVQPIFGIIIAYLFVNEIPDFNTFIGGSLILLTVIIESIRSKK comes from the coding sequence ATGGAGAATTCTTACATAAAAAACTTATCGTTTTTATTACTAGCAACACTATTTGTAAGTACCTCTGGTGTTTTAGGAAAATATATAAACCTTTCTGCAGAAGCTATTATTTTATTTAGAGCTTTTTTAGCTGCAGTTTTTATCTATGGCTTTTGTAAGTTTAAAAAAATAGATCTAAAATTAAAATCTAAAAAAGATAGATTGTCTTTAGTTTTAGTCGGTTTTTTTATGGGTGCACATTGGGTAACCTATTTTTATGCTTTAAAACTTTCTAATGTAGCCATAGGTATGCTATCTATGTATACTTTTCCTGTAATTACAGCATTTCTAGAACCTCTTTTTACAAAAAGCAAACTTAATTTAATTCATGTTGTTTTAGCAACTTTAGTATTAATAGGTATGTTTATTTTAGTACCAGAATTCTCTTTAGAAAATACTTACTTACAAGGTATTTTATTTGGGGTTGTTTCGGCTTTTTGCTATTCTTTAAGAAATTTAATGTTAAAAAAGCATGTAAAAACGTATAATAGCAGCATGTTAATGTTTCATCAAATGATAATTGTTACTATTCTATTAACACCTGTGCTATTTTTTGGTGATTTTTCTAACCTAAAAAGTGAGTTACCTTTATTAATGTTAGTCGCTATTTTAACTACAGCAATCGGACATACTATGATGGTAAATTCTTTTAAACACTTCTCTATATCTACCGCAAGTATAATAAGCAGTGTTCAACCAATTTTCGGAATTATAATTGCTTATCTCTTTGTTAATGAAATTCCAGATTTTAATACTTTTATAGGCGGAAGCTTAATTTTATTGACAGTAATTATAGAAAGCATAAGAAGTAAAAAATAA